The following coding sequences are from one Triticum aestivum cultivar Chinese Spring chromosome 5A, IWGSC CS RefSeq v2.1, whole genome shotgun sequence window:
- the LOC123108201 gene encoding protein synthesis inhibitor II-like, translating to MAAKMAKNVDRPLFTATFNVQSSSADYVTFITGLRNKLSNPDHFFHNRPVLPPIEPKVPPSRWFHIVLKTSPASTGLTLATRADNLYWEGFKSSDGTWWELIPGATYAGPALRGGGACTYVGFGGTYRDLLGDTDKLTNVALGRQQMADAVTALHGRTKADKTSGPKQQHAREAVTTLLLMVHEATRLQTVSGFMASLLHPKAVEKKSGKISNELKAQVNGWQDLSEALLKTDAKPLPGKSPAKFTPIEKMGVRTAEQAAATLGILLFVQVPGGMTAARALKLFHASGGK from the exons ATGGCGGCAAAGATGGCGAAGAACGTGGACAGGCCGCTCTTCACCGCGACGTTTAACGTCCAGAGCAGCTCTGCCGACTACGTCACCTTCATCACTGGCCTCCGCAACAAGCTCAGCAACCCCGACCACTTCTTCCACAACCGCCCCGTGCTGCCGCCGATCGAGCCCAAGGTCCCGCCGAGCCGATGGTTCCACATCGTGCTCAAGACATCGCCGGCCAGCACCGGGCTCACGCTCGCCACCCGCGCCGACAACCTCTACTGGGAGGGCTTCAAGAGCAGCGATGGAACCTGGTGGGAGCTCATCCCCGGCGCCACCTatgcagggccggccctgagggggggggggg cctgcacCTATGTCGGGTTCGGCGGCACCTACCGCGACCTCCTCGGTGACACCGACAAGCTGACCAACGTCGCTCTCGGCCGGCAGCAGATGGCCGACGCAGTGACCGCGCTCCACGGGCGCACCAAGGCTGACAAGACCTCCGGCCCGAAGCAGCAGCATGCGAGGGAGGCGGTGACGACGCTGCTCCTCATGGTACACGAGGCCACGCGGCTCCAGACCGTGTCGGGGTTCATGGCCAGCCTGCTGCACCCCAAGGCGGTAGAGAAGAAGAGCGGGAAGATCTCCAATGAGCTAAAGGCCCAGGTGAACGGGTGGCAGGACCTGTCCGAAGCGCTGCTGAAGACGGACGCGAAGCCCCTGCCGGGGAAGTCGCCAGCGAAGTTCACGCCGATCGAGAAGATGGGCGTGAGGACGGCGGAGCAGGCGGCCGCCACGTTGGGGATCCTGCTGTTCGTCCAGGTGCCGGGTGGGATGACGGCGGCCCGGGCGTTGAAGCTGTTTCATGCGAGTGGGGGGAAATAG